A single genomic interval of Malania oleifera isolate guangnan ecotype guangnan chromosome 11, ASM2987363v1, whole genome shotgun sequence harbors:
- the LOC131167548 gene encoding uncharacterized protein LOC131167548, whose translation MGTSLQQITLMVDFLVINRPSAYNIIMGHPSLNATRVVTSTYHLKVKFPTPHGMRMIKGDQSATRNCYVMVLKGKNEAWKALTIEDLEVKGEGPQIVLIDKDLMNIPINGNQERCVQIGSRKKRSFALKRIKVIDEEVTKLVQAKFIKEVSYPEWINNVVLVKNPNGKWRTCIDFTDLNKTCPKDSFPLPHID comes from the coding sequence ATGGGGACGTCCCTGCAACAAATCACCTTGATGGTGGACTTCCTGGTGATTAACCGGCCATCAGCTTACAACATTATAATGGGCCACCCTTCACTCAACGCAACTCGAGTCGTGACGTCCACTTACCACCTAaaggtaaaattccctactccacaTGGGATGAGGATGATTAAGGGAGATCAATCAGCAACTCGGAATTGTTATGTGATGGTGTTAAAAGGCAAGAATGAGGCATGGAAGGCCCTGACTATCGAAGACCTAGAGGTAAAGGGAGAAGGTCCACAAATCGTTTTGATTGACAAGGATCTTATGAACATCCCCATAAACGGCAATCAAGAGAGGTGTGTCCAAATAGGAAGCCGAAAGAAGAGAAGCTTTGCATTAAAACGAATCAAGGTGATAGATGAAGAAGTGACAAAGCTAGTACAGGCTAAATTCATCAAGGAAGTTAGCTATCCAGAATGGATCAACAATGTAGTCTTGGTAAAAAATCCAAATGGAAAGTGGCGGACTTGTATTGACTTCACGGATTTGAATAAGACGTGCCCTAAAGATAGCTTTCCACTTCCCCACATTGACTAG